Proteins encoded together in one Variovorax paradoxus window:
- a CDS encoding DUF2269 family protein codes for MEYLVLKYVHVISSTLLFGTGIGSAFYLLATTLSCDVRAVAVVSRMVVRADWLFTATTAVLQPATGLWLVHRMGMPFSTPWIEASLVCYVLAIACWLPVVWLQMRLRDLAAEAAERNTPLPPRYWLLFKWWVALGVPAFFLFLALFWLMIAKPALGGA; via the coding sequence ATGGAATACCTCGTCCTGAAATACGTGCACGTGATCTCGTCGACCCTGCTGTTCGGCACCGGCATCGGCTCGGCCTTCTACCTGCTGGCCACCACCTTGTCGTGCGATGTGCGGGCGGTGGCGGTCGTCTCGCGCATGGTGGTGCGTGCCGACTGGCTCTTCACGGCCACCACGGCCGTGCTGCAGCCGGCCACCGGCTTGTGGCTGGTGCATCGCATGGGCATGCCCTTTTCCACGCCGTGGATCGAGGCCTCGCTGGTCTGCTACGTGCTGGCCATTGCATGCTGGCTGCCCGTCGTCTGGCTGCAGATGCGGCTGCGCGACCTGGCGGCAGAAGCGGCAGAGCGCAACACGCCGCTGCCGCCGCGCTACTGGCTTTTGTTCAAGTGGTGGGTGGCGCTGGGCGTGCCGGCGTTCTTTCTCTTTCTTGCGCTCTTCTGGCTGATGATCGCCAAGCCCGCGCTCGGCGGCGCCTGA
- a CDS encoding SDR family oxidoreductase produces MIVGASGFLGRAFAEAFAHRGADLLCTARDAGKARAEAGWPQTHTHWISADLAEVPPASFWMEHLRPGDIVVNAAGILRERRAGDFEAIHHLGPAQLFDACVQAGAALVIQVSALGATPAAPGGYHRSKGAADRHLRQCRVASAIVQPSLVWGDEGASAGLFATLAVMPMLLLPGGGHQWLQPVHLHDVVAGVLALAEARPVGSRTIAFVGPEPVSLRTYLADLRRQLGYAHQAWVLPLPERLFRLGATLAGRWKGSFLDPETAGMLLQGNAAPAADLQAWLGRAPRSHRAFVPAHGVQALRRAAWLQWMLPLLRWSVALVWIWTFVVSIGLYPRGQSLALLARVGASGLWAELLLDGAALFDLALGIGTIALPAAWRSRVLWPLQLALIAFYTAAITWAMPEFWLHPFGPLSKNLPMCAAIALLWAMEPSTRRGTHAPPEPP; encoded by the coding sequence GTGATCGTCGGCGCATCCGGATTTCTCGGGCGCGCGTTCGCCGAAGCCTTCGCACACCGCGGGGCGGACTTGCTGTGTACCGCGCGCGACGCCGGCAAGGCGCGTGCGGAGGCCGGCTGGCCGCAGACCCACACGCACTGGATCTCTGCCGACCTGGCGGAGGTTCCGCCGGCTTCCTTCTGGATGGAGCACCTGCGCCCCGGCGACATCGTCGTCAACGCGGCCGGCATATTGCGCGAGCGGCGGGCGGGCGATTTCGAGGCCATTCACCACCTGGGCCCCGCGCAGCTCTTCGATGCCTGTGTCCAGGCAGGGGCCGCGCTGGTGATCCAGGTTTCGGCACTCGGCGCTACGCCCGCCGCACCTGGCGGCTATCACCGCAGCAAAGGCGCGGCCGATCGCCACCTGCGGCAGTGCCGCGTGGCTTCGGCCATCGTGCAGCCTTCGCTGGTGTGGGGCGACGAAGGCGCGAGCGCGGGCCTCTTTGCCACCTTGGCCGTCATGCCCATGCTGCTGCTGCCGGGCGGCGGCCACCAATGGCTGCAGCCCGTGCACTTGCACGACGTGGTCGCGGGCGTGCTGGCGCTGGCCGAGGCACGGCCCGTGGGCAGCCGCACCATCGCCTTCGTGGGGCCCGAGCCGGTGAGCCTGCGCACCTACCTGGCCGACCTGCGGCGCCAACTCGGCTATGCGCACCAGGCCTGGGTGCTGCCGCTGCCCGAGCGCCTTTTCAGGCTTGGCGCAACGCTGGCCGGGCGGTGGAAAGGCAGCTTTCTCGACCCCGAGACCGCGGGCATGCTGCTGCAAGGCAATGCCGCACCCGCGGCCGACCTGCAGGCCTGGCTCGGGCGCGCGCCGCGCTCGCACCGCGCTTTCGTTCCGGCCCATGGCGTGCAGGCGCTGCGCCGCGCGGCCTGGCTGCAATGGATGCTGCCGCTGCTGCGGTGGTCCGTTGCGCTGGTGTGGATCTGGACTTTCGTCGTCTCCATCGGGCTTTATCCGCGCGGCCAGAGTCTTGCGCTGCTGGCCCGCGTGGGCGCCAGCGGCCTATGGGCCGAACTGCTGCTCGACGGCGCCGCGCTGTTCGACCTGGCCCTCGGCATCGGCACGATCGCGCTGCCCGCCGCCTGGCGCAGCCGGGTGCTTTGGCCGCTGCAGCTTGCGTTGATCGCCTTCTACACGGCCGCCATCACATGGGCCATGCCGGAGTTCTGGCTGCATCCCTTCGGCCCGCTCTCCAAGAACCTGCCGATGTGCGCAGCCATCGCCTTGCTCTGGGCCATGGAGCCGTCCACGCGCCGTGGCACGCATGCCCCACCCGAGCCACCTTGA
- a CDS encoding ZIP family metal transporter, translating to MTTLDLLFARGPRMRPVRRVLGFCIVALGLGLLAFEAAEAIMRGDPRVRGALLGGSLAALATALGTLPIALSQQFSQRSCDTMLGFGAGVMLAATSFSLVIPSLDAARAQGAGAWAAGGIVGAGVLLGAALLLAIDRLVPHEHFVKGLEGPRARKLKRVWLFVLAIALHNLPEGLAIGVAFAGSDAVAATALATGISIQDVPEGMVVALALRGVGYSRFLSVGLGVASGLVEPLMAVLGATVVTLTASLLPWGLALAAGAMLFVISHEIIPESHRQGHEAYATGGLMVGFVLMMVLDTALG from the coding sequence ATGACGACCCTTGATCTGCTGTTTGCGCGAGGCCCCAGGATGCGACCGGTGCGGCGAGTGCTTGGCTTTTGCATCGTTGCACTGGGCCTGGGGCTTTTGGCCTTCGAGGCGGCCGAGGCGATCATGCGCGGCGACCCGCGCGTGCGTGGTGCCTTGCTCGGCGGCAGCCTGGCCGCGCTGGCCACGGCACTGGGCACGCTGCCCATCGCGCTTTCGCAGCAGTTCTCCCAGCGCAGCTGCGACACCATGCTGGGCTTCGGCGCCGGCGTGATGCTTGCCGCCACGTCGTTCTCGCTGGTGATTCCGAGCCTGGATGCCGCGCGGGCACAAGGCGCCGGCGCATGGGCTGCCGGAGGAATCGTCGGCGCAGGCGTGCTGCTGGGCGCAGCGCTGCTGCTGGCCATCGACCGCCTGGTTCCGCACGAGCATTTCGTCAAAGGCCTCGAGGGGCCCAGGGCAAGAAAGCTGAAGCGCGTATGGCTCTTTGTGCTGGCCATTGCCTTGCACAACCTGCCCGAGGGGCTCGCCATCGGCGTGGCCTTTGCGGGCTCCGACGCAGTGGCGGCCACCGCGCTGGCAACGGGCATCTCCATCCAGGACGTGCCCGAAGGCATGGTGGTGGCGCTGGCGCTGCGCGGGGTCGGCTACAGCCGGTTCCTTTCCGTGGGCCTGGGTGTGGCTTCGGGGCTGGTGGAGCCGCTGATGGCGGTGCTGGGCGCCACGGTGGTGACGCTCACGGCCAGCCTGCTGCCCTGGGGCCTTGCGCTGGCCGCGGGCGCCATGCTGTTCGTCATCAGCCACGAGATCATTCCGGAATCGCACCGGCAGGGGCACGAAGCCTACGCGACGGGCGGCCTGATGGTCGGATTCGTGCTGATGATGGTGCTGGATACGGCGCTGGGTTGA
- a CDS encoding protein-tyrosine phosphatase family protein — MTTWTPNFSWITQELAVGGSFPSERAEELASAHRIRAVVDLRNEAKDDEAVLRRHGMTLLHLPTEDMCGVDAENLDEGVAFASAALDRGERVLIHCEHGIGRSATLALCVMVFRGERPLDALELMKNRRALVSPSPAQFACWSEWLARHRELRRAPWEVPDFDSFQAIAYRHMRSR; from the coding sequence ATGACGACCTGGACACCCAACTTCAGCTGGATCACGCAGGAGCTTGCCGTGGGCGGCAGCTTTCCGTCGGAGCGCGCCGAAGAACTCGCCTCTGCGCACCGCATCCGCGCGGTGGTCGACCTGCGCAATGAAGCGAAGGACGACGAGGCTGTGCTCCGCCGCCACGGCATGACGCTGCTTCACTTGCCGACCGAAGACATGTGCGGCGTCGATGCCGAGAATCTCGACGAAGGCGTGGCCTTTGCCAGCGCCGCGCTCGACCGCGGCGAACGCGTGCTCATTCACTGCGAACACGGGATCGGCCGCTCGGCCACGCTCGCGCTGTGCGTAATGGTGTTTCGCGGCGAGCGCCCGCTCGATGCGCTGGAGCTCATGAAAAACCGCAGGGCTCTGGTGTCGCCCTCCCCCGCGCAGTTCGCATGCTGGAGCGAATGGCTGGCGCGCCATCGCGAGCTGCGGCGCGCGCCGTGGGAGGTACCCGATTTCGATTCGTTCCAGGCCATTGCATACCGCCACATGCGCAGCCGCTGA